The nucleotide window GCTGTTGCCCGTGCCCTGACTGTGGATACGGTTGACCTCCCAGATCAGGGAAGAGGCCACGGCGTCCAGCTCGTCCAGGTAGCGGCCGCAGTTGTCGTCACGAACGCTGAAATAGGCGGTCAGGGTGCCGCCGGTGGCGCGGTTGCCGTTTTCCGTGCCGTCCAGGTACGTCTGCGGGGTGATATTCTGGGGCCCGCGCGTGGGTTCTATCCAGTACAGGCCGGTTTTGGGCACGATGTCGAACTTGTCGCCCGCACTGAAGCCCGAGGTTTCGGAAAAAGAAATGTTGAGTTCCTTGACCAGCACGGGGTCCACCTGGCCGTCGCCGTCGTTGTCCGTGATGGTGTAGCGCAGCTCGTTGCCGTCTTCGTCGCGCAGCCAGGTTTTGCCGCCGTCCAGCGAAACGCGGAAGGAGGGCGGCGGAGTGTCGCCCACGGCCCCGCCGTTGACGATTTCCAGGGTGTATTCGTGGCTGTCCGTGCCATCAAACTGCACGCTGCCCGCATAGGAGGAATTGGCCGTGAGCCGTTCTTCCGCGCGGGGGCCGAGCACCTGCAGATCAAAGGTGTCCAGCCCCTGCACCAGGGGCTGGCCCGTGGAAAGCCGGACCGTGTAATCGCCGCCGCCGTTGTCCGTGGTCTGCACGTCCACCAGGCCGGCCAGCTCCCGCACCATCTGATCGCGCTGGTCCAGCAGATCGTTGGGGTTGCTCACGCCCTCGCGCGTGCGCGCGTTGATCTGTTTATTGAGGTCGGCAATGCTCTGGGCCAGGGCATTGACCCGGTCCACGCCCTGGTTGATGGAAACGTCCATCTCGCTCTGGATGGCCTTAAGGCTGTCCACAGTGCTGCCCAGCATGTCGCCGAGGCTGTCGGCGTAGGAAAGCAGACTCTCGCGCGTGGCCGTGTCGTCCGGGCGCTGGGCCAGATCGCTCCAGGCCGTGAAAAACTCTGTCAGTGTAGAGCTGATGCCCGTGCGGTTGGATTCGTTGAACAGGTTTTCCACCGAAGACATGATGGTTTCCTGTTCACTCCAACGGGCGGAATTGGTGGACTGCCGCACATAGGAGCTTTCCAGAAAAGCGTCAAAATAGCGCAGCACTTGCTGGGCATTGACGCCCAGGCTTTCGCCGCCGGGTTTGGTGGTGATGGTGCCGCCATCGCGCTGGTCCACATAGCGACGGGTATAGCCCTCGGTATCGGCATTGGCGATGTTGCTGCCCGTGACCGAAATCCAGGCCTGCGCAGCCGTGAGGGCCGTATGCCCGATGTTGAGCAGACCGTTGAGCATGGTCTAGAGCCTCCCGGAAATGAACGCCGCCTGCGGATGGGCCCGGGCCCGCATGCCGCCTTTACGGCCGTAGGTATCCGCCGGTACGGGCAGAGCCTGACGGGTCAGGGCCTGCAGGCTGCGGCTGCTCTGGTCCAGCAGGGCCAGGGCCAGCTGGCTGTTGCGCGAAGCCTGCCGCGAAGCGCGCTGCTCGGCCTTGTCCACGGCGCGGACCAGGTCGTGCAGGGCCACGCCTTCCGCCTCCCGGCCCGGCGCAGCGCAAAGCTCTGCGGCGTAGTCTGTAACCCGCACACCATTCATGGCCGTGATTACAGTGACTTTTTCCACAGCCAGCTGCCGGATGAGCTCCTGAATGGAAAA belongs to Desulfovibrio legallii and includes:
- the flgK gene encoding flagellar hook-associated protein FlgK; translated protein: MLNGLLNIGHTALTAAQAWISVTGSNIANADTEGYTRRYVDQRDGGTITTKPGGESLGVNAQQVLRYFDAFLESSYVRQSTNSARWSEQETIMSSVENLFNESNRTGISSTLTEFFTAWSDLAQRPDDTATRESLLSYADSLGDMLGSTVDSLKAIQSEMDVSINQGVDRVNALAQSIADLNKQINARTREGVSNPNDLLDQRDQMVRELAGLVDVQTTDNGGGDYTVRLSTGQPLVQGLDTFDLQVLGPRAEERLTANSSYAGSVQFDGTDSHEYTLEIVNGGAVGDTPPPSFRVSLDGGKTWLRDEDGNELRYTITDNDGDGQVDPVLVKELNISFSETSGFSAGDKFDIVPKTGLYWIEPTRGPQNITPQTYLDGTENGNRATGGTLTAYFSVRDDNCGRYLDELDAVASSLIWEVNRIHSQGTGNSLLDYAQGQQQVQSATQALGSAQAILPDADRLQSGNVNIHFYDKTTGDYLTSGMLDFDAAADGVQNFDPSVHTLEDVANAINTSFPDPNNAGQNLLKASIQDGRLLLETNDASNVQFAMGTDSSGLMAALGINVFFTGSSASDLAVNNQLHSNVNYIAAGQVNGDYQANAGDNVTATAIAKLTDSTVTISTVWKTVSNQTISQYYANLVTTVGSDTRLTQTNAEYHTALTSDLEDQVSSVTGVNLDEEMANLIKYQHSYTAAAKLITTADQMLQTLLGLKE
- the flgN gene encoding flagellar export chaperone FlgN; this translates as MYASLHASLHRQAKALELLCQLLEEEYGILLSRRADDVAGLEFSIQELIRQLAVEKVTVITAMNGVRVTDYAAELCAAPGREAEGVALHDLVRAVDKAEQRASRQASRNSQLALALLDQSSRSLQALTRQALPVPADTYGRKGGMRARAHPQAAFISGRL